CTCTTTAAGCCTACAAAAGACGTTATCGATACGCAAGCTGTATGCTACTTTGATAGCTACAATAGCACATAATCTGCTGGATCTTCTATCAAAAAGAATAAAGTGTGCACATACTTCGGATCATTATAAACTAGACTATTATTTCAAATCCGTGTATGAACCTCTTTCCCAACGCAGAATATCCGGCATTTTATTGCTGACGCTTCTGGAAATTTGAGCAACATTCCATACAATACAATGCATTGTATGATAAGTGCTTGGATCTAATGTAATTTGCTAACAAGggcatttttataccctgaacccattgaaaatgggtaaaacgggtataatgtatttgtgccgaaatttgtgccaaatgtatgtaacaggcagaaggatgCATCTttaaccccataaagtatatatattcttgatcagcatcaacagccaatCTGATCGGacgtaaataaataactttcatgtcttttcaataatattaatgTTTGTGTAGTTAAAAAGCTACATGGCAACTTTTTTATGAATTTCTAACGGacgatttttataccctgaacccatatACCcatataagggtatattgtatttgtgcaaaatccaaatgtatgtaacaggcagacggaagcatctccgaccccataaagtatatatatttttgatcagtatcaatagccgagtcgatcttgccatgtctgtctgtctgtccgtccgtccgtatgtataaacgcaaggatctcagaagaTATAAGatataggtgctcctagtgcctgcgcagatcgagtttgtttccgataatcgataacttaaataaaaatatcctgttttttggcaattttggtaaaaaaaaagctagagtcaccaaacttgacatatagcttctaaaatagaatatatatatgcatttgatgttggaagaagatggttcagggtatcccctagtcgggagcttccgactagaacctcttacttaataaaaataaaactatcaTTCTGTTCTGTTGTACATGATATTCTAGCGGGTATAGCCCGaccttgcccgtggcacttatgttataaaattaattttttcgaatagctttgaaaatgaattttaaactGAGCGGACAGTAAACAAACTACTCTCATACAAACGATTTCCGTCATTTCACCATTATTTCCAGTGGAATTTCACAAATCCCTGAAACTCGTATTCATTATATTCCTATatagagctttaaaaataagtttgatgcaCACAGCTTAAAATTTTCAagaaattactttaaaatgcactttccaCCGACGGAGcttagattttgcaaaaaatgtgaaacacgtctcaaatgattttttatgtagatccATGCAAATGACTTTGAAGCCCACCCACCAAATATTTGACCTCCATTTtcaccaaggaggaatacatttttggaaaagtgtgaTACACGCCTCAAaagaatttgaacaaagaactttgaaataaaatttgaggccaatcggatggtaaacaaaaaagtttcatacaaacgtttttcgcgatttttccatacttgtgggtggaatttcccgaaaccccgtcttaacgtgcactttgatcacataaggtaactacagtgaaaatttcagcttcctagctcttacggtttgggctgtgcgttgatcaccaatcagtcagtcagtcagtcaggacaaacagttttatatatttatttatataattttacacAAGCCATAGTTAATAGCTAACATTAAGTAAGCGTTCAATTCTAAAGATAAACTGTCATGTGGACAAATCTCcccattttcaaaaaatttaagAAGTAACAAGATATTACAGTTTTGTACAAGCACCTTTTGGGAatcgatatacatatatatttttgatcattCTATGtatcagggtataaaaatattgataaacTGATTTATTCGTTGCCCCAGCTACATCGAATTTTTAAATCCCATATATAGAAATGCGCATACATGATGTATACTAAATTAAAATTCGCAAGCAGATTTAAAAACCGTGAAAATAATTATCTCTAATGTCTAGGGTGCGAACAAATTATATTACTTGCCCAACGGGCGCGATGCATTTCTTATTGCCTTCATTTTGCGTAATTGATGACcctaatatctatatatattcttgatcagcatcagcagccgagtcaatctagccatgtccatctgtctgtccgtctgtgcgtccgtccgttcgtatgtatgaacgcaagggtATCAGAACCTATAGGAGCTGGAACTTAACATTTTAGCTGTAGGCCCTCCTACTCCAAGCGCATATGGATTTTGTTTCCGATTATCGATAGCTCACTCCGTTTCCATTTAAGCAAATtggataaataataagaactagagtcacaaaaagtgaaatgtttgttctagaatagtatatttacatcaagtatatttcattttatacccatcgtcacctccccgctactaccatagagctataaatcaagttaataacccaacttgtatTGCCCAACAATTTAAACTACAATTTTATTGCAGCtaactttttgagaatatacaaatattctatggtacaatatattatatagaaaatttcattaaggtcggttaagaaacacgtttTTGGTTCTTGAGTAGCTCGAAGAATTTCTAGACGGCAGTAAGTAGTGCAGTTAGTTGCGACTTCGAGCCCCGCCTATGgaactttgtttatttttttatatttagaaCTACAAACAAGCGCGTAGCGCAAGATGAATtttgtgttggaataagagggttcagggtattctcTAGTGGGGAACTTCCgatttcttgtttgttttgatattttattatatttatgacGGAATATACTAATAAggataaaatgtttatatatgagGCACATCTTATCGAGATCGGTATTTTATACTGTATTTGCTTAATATGAAGAATCAGTCGAAAAAATTAGTgtccaaatatttaaatgtgaatCCAGTAACAAAAGCCCAACATTCTTTTTAAAGACCTACCTTCGTTCTCCAtaaattgaagaaaattcaTCAATGGTTGAAACATGTGCATATTTGGATATTAAATTCATatcattttataaatatctataaacaccaaagtaattaaaaaatgcatttaccATATTGTATGGCTGATGAATGTGCGAAAACAGAGACAGCATAAGGTGCTCAGCATGATGGgtgtttatttgtatatatgtgtatttgtatgtacgtatgtatggaAAGAATATCGAATGTTAGAAGATCGTTGCTGTGTAAAGGGTATCTTCTAAATGGACTGTGGAGTACAGTATCAGTTTTATATtatacaatattataataaataatattataatacctTGTTCCTGATAGAGAGCCATATGCTTTCAGTGTTGGAAGGGCATCGTATGGTTAGTAGCTTGACACTGTCTAAATAGAACAATACatgtaataattaacaagTAAgtacttgttttaaatttatttggtgttcaGGGTGTTCCCTAgtagggagctcccgactataaCCTCTTACTAGTTATTACTGCTGAAGCGAACAAGTGCATAGAACGAACTATATGCGGTGTTGGTAGATAAGTGTTCAGGCTATTTCCTACTTGGGAGCTACACTAGAGCCCCTTTATTGTTTTTCGAATAgctatttgaaaaaaataaatttgagcaCCAAACGTCACCAAATCTTTGTCATCCATTTCCTCGAGGGAGGAATGGATTTTTCAAAATGTGAAACACCCCTCACaacaatttgaacaaagatctCTTAAAAGAAGATTTTTTAAAGTCAGTATAACTAGTTTTTAATATCTTTATCTcaacatatataaaactgtttgtcctgactgactcaTTGACTAACTAATTGGTGAGGAAGGATAGGAAACTGAAATTTgcactgtagttaccttaagTAATGAAGGTGCACGTTCCGACATATCACCCGCAAGTATGCAAAATGGCGAAAAGCGAAGAACTCAATTTAAAGTTCTATGTTCGAATTCATTTGAGGGTTGCTTCCCACTTTTTGATAAagtttcgcgctcaaattcatttccaaggatctatatgaaaaatcatttgataCGCGTTTCACATTTGGGGCAGAATAAAAGCATCCTCGGTTAAAAGTGCGATTCTATAATTTTGGTGAAGTTTAAGGTTTgtccaatttgcttcaaacaTTTTTTCGGAGCTCTACAAAAGATCTTAATAAATACGTGCGATTTTTGCGATTTGGAAAATTCAACCCACAATAGTGGATCAAACTTTTTTGGTAACCATCcaatcggcctcaaactcatttttaaaatttaaaattttttttaggcGTGTTTCGCATGACTTAAGAcgtttttcacacttttcgcagaATCCAAACATCTTCAGAAGAAATGgaattcaaagattttttgggctaagttttaaattttgtccgatttgcttcaaacttatttttaaagctccACATAGAATTTAAGGAATAtctgtttcagcgatttggtaAATTTAATCGGcctcaaaatcattttcaaaggcCTTTGttctaattaatttaaggGGTGTTTCGCACTCTTCAAAATACGCATATCTTCTTTGTTGAAATGGGGGCCAAAGATCTATACAAAAAACCATTTAAAACGTGTTTCACAATTTTCGTAAAATTCAAGCTTTGCCGGTAGAATATGCAATTCTCATATTTTTTGGTGAAGTTTTATAAGTCCTACAAAAGGATTTAATGAATGCGTGTTTTAgcgattttgaaaatttcacCCACAACGGATCGGTTTAgagtacatttttaaatttttttgagAACATTTCTTTTAAACGTGCCATTGCCAAAGCCAGACGATACATTAGTAGAATAggtttaaaaattataatttcgaCATCGGTTTTGGCTTACGAttgattacattttattagGGCCGATTAAAGCTTAGCACAGACTACTTCAAACATGATTTACAAGCtctaaaaaaaatgataacatgcaatttattgtttttaatctGATCAGTTTCAGATACACGTTTGTAAACTTTATAAAAATTCAGACATTTTAGGAAATTCACCCCTCTTCAGGTCAAGGGAGGTATCCCTCTATTGTTCGTACCGTGAATCGAGACAAGTTCAATGTCGGAGGCAGTAAAACTAGTATGTGCGTGATAATGATTGTAATAACTTGGATGATAAATTAATAAGAAGTGATTAGGCGGGTACTCACCGACAGTTTTGATAATCTGAAAGTTATCAAAGTGAAATTTGCGCACACCCTTTGCTGTTTGAATGCTGTTACTTTCTTCGGACTCGTCGTCAGTCTCCTCATCGCCAGTATCATTGCCGTCGTCATTATCGCTTTTATCGGAGTCCTCGTTATTGGTGACGTCATCTGTGTCGTGGCCATCGTTCTTCCCATCTTCATCGACGGTATCATTATTCACAGACGTTGAcgtgacgctgctgctgctacggcTACTGGCGTTGACGTGTGTGGATTgcgtctgtttttttttctgctgttgcGATTCTTCTTCATCGCTTTCCTCGCTATAATCCGATTCTAAGGGATCTGATGACTCATTAGAGGCCACACTACAGCTGTCTCCGCGCACGTCGCTACCGACAGTGCCAGACC
The sequence above is a segment of the Drosophila virilis strain 15010-1051.87 chromosome 3, Dvir_AGI_RSII-ME, whole genome shotgun sequence genome. Coding sequences within it:
- the Pka-C3 gene encoding cAMP-dependent protein kinase catalytic subunit 3 isoform X3, with amino-acid sequence MSTATCARFCTPIAGVGKTLASTKGSTSTQIKAGSESHLAPVSSQQNKKKNPSTSSTTNNANTEATFTFKLGSGTVGSDVRGDSCSVASNESSDPLESDYSEESDEEESQQQKKKQTQSTHVNASSRSSSSVTSTSVNNDTVDEDGKNDGHDTDDVTNNEDSDKSDNDDGNDTGDEETDDESEESNSIQTAKGVRKFHFDNFQIIKTVAHFINPTSRHETASDIYWGVAVFKIKLLVACFLDCRTADFSNNCLRMFH